The following coding sequences lie in one Rickettsia hoogstraalii genomic window:
- a CDS encoding Txe/YoeB family addiction module toxin, with translation MKVTWSDKALEQLQFWKRTNPKMSKRIRLLIDNISLTPYTGIGKPEPLKYELSGFWSRRIDQEHRLIYFVNEKNQTIEIESCKGHY, from the coding sequence TTGAAAGTCACTTGGTCTGATAAAGCCCTAGAGCAGTTGCAATTTTGGAAACGTACCAACCCCAAAATGAGTAAACGTATTAGGCTTTTAATAGATAATATTAGTCTCACCCCTTACACCGGAATAGGGAAACCCGAACCTTTAAAATATGAATTAAGTGGTTTTTGGTCTAGAAGGATAGATCAAGAACATAGATTGATATATTTTGTTAATGAAAAAAATCAAACTATAGAAATAGAAAGTTGTAAAGGACATTACTAA
- a CDS encoding TraE/TraK family type IV conjugative transfer system protein gives MDILFKQSSIQELVRYNKRLLLITLLLAFTSLLGMIKTVSMEEKWLLIPAIEPDRRMIVSSRIYHETYLKEWAVFVMKELFTTSPEGVERQIADMKVVSSNTEQLDKFFKEHLDFVKGSGICSVFFPKKVKVIEDGVLINGTFRYWFSENKHIAADKTYLLTYKRGVNHLLLLTGIKEEEANKQ, from the coding sequence ATGGATATTTTATTTAAGCAAAGCTCCATACAAGAACTAGTAAGATATAATAAGAGATTATTGCTTATCACATTGCTGCTTGCGTTTACGAGTCTTTTGGGGATGATTAAAACAGTTAGCATGGAAGAAAAATGGTTATTAATTCCGGCAATAGAGCCGGATCGTCGGATGATAGTATCATCTAGAATCTATCATGAGACTTATCTTAAAGAATGGGCGGTGTTTGTAATGAAGGAATTATTTACTACTTCACCAGAAGGAGTAGAGAGGCAAATAGCAGATATGAAGGTGGTGTCTAGTAATACAGAGCAATTAGATAAGTTTTTTAAAGAACATTTAGATTTTGTTAAGGGCTCTGGAATTTGCTCAGTATTTTTTCCTAAAAAAGTAAAAGTCATTGAGGATGGAGTATTAATTAATGGAACATTTCGTTATTGGTTTTCCGAGAATAAGCATATAGCAGCTGATAAAACTTATTTGTTAACCTACAAGCGAGGAGTAAATCATTTATTATTACTTACAGGTATTAAGGAAGAAGAGGCAAATAAGCAATGA
- a CDS encoding conjugal transfer protein TraV — protein MLSFIVSGCKLMPYRNDFDCPLPQGLKCHSLYEVNKMADFDMFNPNNNNDKPNFKSRCSTRCFGRYNNDIRN, from the coding sequence ATGTTAAGCTTTATCGTTTCTGGTTGTAAATTGATGCCATATAGGAATGATTTTGATTGCCCGCTGCCCCAAGGACTAAAATGTCATTCTTTATATGAAGTAAATAAAATGGCTGATTTTGATATGTTTAATCCAAATAATAATAATGATAAGCCTAATTTTAAATCGAGATGCTCTACTAGATGCTTTGGAAGGTATAATAATGACATCAGGAATTGA
- a CDS encoding MobA/MobL family protein, with the protein MAIQFARIEIVSRSEGKNACLKAAYNARLIIKDERTNITYNFSTKGDNVYHAVLLPSHVDQKFKNPSILMNEVERSEKRKNSQLLKDVVIALPDDKELDLNDRIAITHEIIEEMGWVKNGLGVQVDIHQPQTYEKNWHAHVLVTTRRFAKDGKTLGAKAVDLNPKFARVKGKAFIISEDQIIHERAKEVINKYFAKLGLEIRVDPISFSPEQHVGPTRMRSIINEIAEQNKICKLAHLEIVKNSDGVLNRIIRHQAIFTKLDIGKEIEFNPQDVSFKHGYASTVYKAQGASIKDVYVLHNLAGNSRNSYVAMTRHIEEVKLYYNRKATRNMTSLISQLSKIDNRLSSINLKTLEELVAIQDQENKSPNIIDKVGDWFKGVVEDIKDRLHSNDNYYHLRISSRPPAKVAEILRSTSTNLTASHKAQEERKSSSYNLKNCNKQDTTISVKLQEDIMAKNKIDYNSINKQKALELKQKLSFKAEEIGRSLLGSPNKHLSNSQLLRWEKDGKIVMKIHGSKAGIWYDFSKGEGGDLFTLVQREKNCDFVEAKKYLQNMVGVSTNSKDLAANKNQQIKTQTEQEAETVKIKRAIGLYEKSDSVKYVMPNNVAKRYLSEHRGIKEVLTRYQLSFDLRTDMMWDSNSKQYYPALIVFARNKDGNITGGQSIYLNKDTNNKADIEVNKRSFGRIRGSFVEINKNNEQQNVQSSKDGNNLASNVTVIAEVVETALSIAEAGIKGKILCSLGISNIRNYEPIKGERIIIAADNDGKEAVSVNTVIKAQEELISKGATVSIIRPPEKGDFNDMLKSQGAESIRNLLEPEIAKLTAASNVAELKSSLKTNDNRKSQIKSIELLCSKFANNDNNELNNLQQQQIIALAKFGTEENINTAIQIYREKGIDSCMLYSNKICIAAIEQKIQKDLQIMKNKFDPNYNLGDKKFSDIVIYDFQGKSHLIPEDYLNAIGKDKQVMQYVSPSSEIAQEIRSAVKQVSEIKLNQGIRV; encoded by the coding sequence ATGGCGATACAGTTTGCAAGAATAGAAATAGTAAGTAGGAGTGAAGGTAAAAATGCTTGCCTTAAAGCTGCCTATAATGCAAGGCTGATTATTAAAGATGAGAGAACTAACATTACTTATAATTTTAGCACAAAAGGCGATAATGTTTACCATGCAGTATTATTACCTAGCCACGTAGACCAGAAATTCAAAAATCCAAGTATCTTGATGAATGAAGTGGAAAGGAGTGAAAAAAGAAAAAATAGTCAATTATTAAAAGATGTAGTTATAGCTCTACCTGATGATAAAGAACTAGATTTAAATGATAGGATAGCCATTACTCATGAAATCATTGAAGAGATGGGGTGGGTCAAAAATGGTCTAGGAGTTCAAGTTGATATTCATCAGCCACAGACGTACGAAAAGAATTGGCATGCCCACGTGCTTGTTACTACCAGAAGATTTGCAAAAGACGGAAAAACATTGGGAGCTAAGGCAGTAGATTTAAATCCTAAATTTGCCAGAGTTAAAGGCAAAGCATTCATTATCTCAGAAGATCAGATAATTCATGAGAGAGCTAAAGAAGTAATCAATAAATATTTTGCTAAATTAGGTTTAGAAATCAGAGTAGACCCGATAAGCTTTAGCCCTGAGCAGCATGTTGGCCCTACTAGAATGAGAAGTATTATCAATGAAATAGCAGAGCAAAATAAAATATGTAAGCTAGCCCATCTTGAGATTGTTAAGAATAGCGATGGAGTATTAAATCGTATTATTCGTCATCAAGCTATTTTTACTAAACTCGATATAGGGAAAGAAATAGAATTTAATCCTCAAGATGTAAGCTTTAAACATGGCTATGCTTCTACAGTGTATAAAGCACAAGGAGCCTCAATTAAAGATGTCTATGTATTACATAATCTAGCAGGAAATAGCAGAAATTCTTATGTAGCCATGACTAGACATATAGAAGAGGTAAAACTTTACTATAATAGGAAAGCTACCAGGAATATGACCAGTTTAATATCGCAACTTAGCAAAATAGATAATAGGCTATCTAGCATTAATTTAAAAACTTTAGAAGAATTAGTAGCGATTCAAGATCAAGAAAATAAGAGTCCTAATATTATAGATAAAGTAGGTGATTGGTTTAAAGGGGTAGTAGAAGATATTAAGGATAGATTACACAGTAATGATAACTATTATCACTTAAGAATAAGCTCAAGACCACCTGCTAAAGTAGCAGAAATCCTAAGAAGCACTAGCACAAATCTTACCGCAAGCCATAAAGCCCAAGAAGAGCGGAAAAGCTCTTCTTATAATCTCAAGAATTGTAATAAACAAGATACAACAATCAGTGTTAAGTTACAAGAGGATATTATGGCAAAGAATAAAATAGATTATAATTCTATTAATAAACAAAAAGCACTGGAATTAAAACAAAAATTATCATTTAAAGCTGAAGAAATAGGACGAAGCTTACTTGGTAGTCCAAATAAGCATTTATCAAATAGCCAGTTACTCCGCTGGGAGAAAGATGGCAAAATAGTGATGAAGATACATGGCAGTAAAGCCGGCATCTGGTATGATTTTAGTAAAGGAGAGGGAGGAGATTTATTTACCTTAGTACAAAGAGAAAAAAATTGTGATTTTGTAGAAGCTAAGAAATATTTACAAAATATGGTTGGTGTGTCAACAAACAGTAAAGATCTAGCAGCAAATAAAAATCAACAAATTAAAACTCAAACAGAACAAGAGGCTGAAACAGTAAAAATTAAGAGAGCTATAGGATTATATGAAAAATCAGACTCTGTAAAATATGTCATGCCAAATAATGTAGCAAAAAGATATTTATCAGAACATCGTGGAATTAAAGAAGTATTAACAAGATACCAACTAAGCTTTGATCTTAGAACTGATATGATGTGGGATAGTAATAGTAAACAATATTATCCTGCATTAATTGTTTTTGCTAGAAATAAAGATGGCAATATTACTGGTGGACAATCAATTTATTTAAACAAAGACACAAATAATAAAGCTGATATTGAGGTTAATAAACGTTCATTTGGTAGAATCAGAGGTTCTTTTGTTGAGATTAATAAAAATAACGAACAGCAGAACGTACAAAGCAGTAAAGATGGCAATAATTTAGCAAGTAATGTAACGGTTATAGCAGAAGTGGTAGAGACGGCTTTAAGCATTGCGGAAGCTGGTATTAAAGGCAAAATTCTTTGTAGTTTAGGTATAAGTAACATCAGGAACTATGAGCCTATCAAAGGAGAAAGAATAATAATTGCTGCCGATAATGATGGTAAAGAAGCAGTATCAGTTAATACTGTAATTAAGGCTCAAGAAGAATTAATTAGCAAAGGAGCGACTGTATCAATAATACGACCACCAGAAAAAGGCGATTTTAATGATATGTTAAAATCTCAAGGAGCAGAATCTATTAGAAATCTTCTAGAGCCTGAAATAGCAAAATTAACAGCAGCTAGTAATGTAGCTGAACTTAAATCATCATTGAAAACAAATGATAATAGAAAATCACAAATTAAATCTATAGAATTACTATGTTCAAAATTTGCAAATAACGATAATAACGAACTAAATAATTTGCAGCAACAGCAAATAATAGCTCTAGCAAAGTTTGGCACAGAAGAAAATATCAATACCGCAATACAAATCTACAGAGAAAAAGGTATAGATTCTTGTATGCTCTACAGTAACAAGATTTGCATAGCAGCAATAGAGCAGAAGATACAGAAAGATTTACAAATTATGAAGAATAAATTTGATCCTAATTATAATCTTGGTGATAAAAAATTTTCTGATATAGTAATATATGATTTTCAAGGCAAAAGCCATCTTATCCCTGAAGATTACTTAAATGCCATAGGAAAAGATAAACAAGTAATGCAATATGTAAGTCCAAGCTCAGAAATAGCTCAAGAAATAAGAAGTGCAGTAAAGCAAGTATCTGAGATCAAACTAAATCAAGGAATAAGAGTTTAG
- a CDS encoding MFS transporter, translating to MIEYIKHNEGTFTSLTTEQKKAVGLLSIGTFLEYFDLMLYVHMTVLLNELFFPKADPHTQAIYSAFAFCSTYVMRPVGAIVFGLVGDIIGRKATVIITTFLMSSSCLAMALVPTYAEKGLIATVIVITCRIIQGLSSMGEIVGAQLYLLEITKPPIQYPIVLMTSVFANLGGMIALAVASLVTSFGFNWRIAFLLGTIIAIVGAVARTALRETPEFADAKRRVKKNITLIQKTTDNPLKDNLIYNERVNLKTAFFLLLISCGWPICFYFTYIYCGEILKNSFNFTAGAVIHHNFIVAIVNFCAYLILTYLSYIIYPLKILKIKLVIFFIFALICPYLLNNITTSVHLFLIQSFVMLFFLSANPAMPIFLKYFPVFKRFRTASIIFALSTVSMNIIISFGLVYLTKYFGHWGIQMILFPIIIGFTLGLNYFNNLEKNKTSCLF from the coding sequence ATGATAGAATATATTAAACATAATGAAGGAACATTTACTTCATTAACAACAGAACAAAAAAAAGCTGTAGGATTATTATCAATTGGAACATTTTTAGAATATTTTGATCTGATGCTATATGTTCATATGACAGTTTTATTAAATGAATTATTTTTTCCTAAGGCAGACCCTCATACTCAAGCTATTTACTCTGCTTTTGCATTTTGTTCTACTTATGTGATGAGGCCTGTTGGAGCCATAGTTTTTGGCTTAGTTGGTGACATAATTGGTCGTAAAGCAACTGTAATTATTACTACATTCTTAATGTCGTCTTCATGTCTTGCAATGGCGCTTGTCCCAACTTATGCTGAGAAAGGACTCATTGCTACTGTGATAGTTATAACATGTCGTATTATTCAAGGTCTATCTTCTATGGGTGAAATAGTTGGAGCACAACTATACTTACTAGAAATAACAAAACCTCCTATACAATATCCTATTGTTCTAATGACATCAGTATTTGCTAATTTAGGAGGAATGATAGCCTTAGCTGTTGCATCTTTAGTCACCTCATTTGGATTTAATTGGCGTATAGCGTTTTTGCTTGGAACTATAATAGCAATTGTTGGAGCAGTTGCTAGAACTGCACTTCGAGAAACTCCTGAATTTGCTGATGCAAAACGCCGCGTTAAGAAAAATATTACTTTAATACAAAAAACTACAGATAATCCATTAAAAGATAATCTTATTTACAATGAAAGGGTCAATCTAAAAACAGCCTTCTTTTTATTATTAATATCATGTGGTTGGCCAATATGTTTTTATTTTACTTATATTTATTGTGGTGAAATTTTAAAAAATTCTTTTAATTTTACAGCAGGAGCAGTTATTCATCACAATTTTATTGTAGCAATAGTAAATTTTTGTGCTTATTTAATATTAACTTATTTAAGTTATATTATATACCCATTAAAAATTCTTAAGATTAAATTAGTAATATTTTTTATTTTTGCTCTCATTTGTCCTTATTTACTAAATAATATTACTACTTCTGTTCATTTGTTCTTAATTCAATCATTTGTAATGTTATTTTTTCTTAGTGCCAATCCAGCTATGCCAATTTTTCTAAAGTATTTTCCAGTTTTTAAACGTTTTAGAACAGCAAGTATAATTTTTGCTTTATCGACTGTTTCCATGAATATTATTATATCTTTTGGTCTTGTATATTTAACAAAATATTTTGGCCATTGGGGAATACAAATGATACTATTTCCAATAATAATAGGATTTACACTTGGATTAAATTATTTCAATAATTTAGAAAAAAATAAAACATCATGTTTATTTTAG
- a CDS encoding exo-alpha-sialidase, with translation MFILETKIEEFILDNSDLKDVHAATIFAFDDKKLTTSFFGKTRSESGKSEENNSIWISLGFKSNNHYQWTTPERIVSPQYFRDHHIPLKQDNGIISCGNPVITFLNNQLLIFSKIGPYPRTWSGILSRSYDQGLTWQKPELLHGILGPARNKPLIYENNILSPCSRESCIDDFSYIEYSSDLHTWNLSNPILPSNPQIFQKGYRGFIQPTLVSSNLPNKIIMLVRPRKTDSLISTYIHRSISINKGIYWSNLEPVNLLNPDSAIDAINLSSDALLLAYNRVINNHKSRNILSVATSYDEGLNWHPITIRNSIYPEGDIEYSNILSEEYSYPAIIMSPDNNEIHVIYTFNRINLKHKVFQLLPKNLLYK, from the coding sequence ATGTTTATTTTAGAAACAAAAATAGAAGAATTTATTTTAGATAATTCAGATCTAAAAGATGTTCATGCTGCGACCATATTTGCTTTTGATGATAAAAAATTAACAACATCATTTTTTGGTAAAACACGATCTGAATCAGGTAAATCAGAAGAAAATAATAGCATTTGGATCAGTTTAGGATTTAAAAGTAATAATCATTATCAATGGACTACTCCAGAAAGAATCGTTTCACCGCAATATTTCCGTGATCATCATATCCCTCTAAAGCAAGATAATGGGATAATCAGTTGTGGAAATCCAGTAATTACTTTCTTGAATAATCAGTTACTCATTTTTAGTAAAATTGGACCTTATCCAAGAACATGGAGTGGAATATTATCTCGTTCTTATGATCAGGGATTAACATGGCAAAAACCAGAACTATTACATGGTATTCTAGGACCAGCACGTAATAAGCCACTAATTTATGAAAATAATATTTTATCTCCGTGTTCTCGAGAAAGTTGTATTGATGATTTTTCATATATAGAATATTCATCAGATTTACATACATGGAATTTAAGTAATCCTATATTACCATCCAACCCTCAAATTTTTCAAAAAGGTTACAGAGGTTTTATACAACCAACTTTAGTTAGTAGTAATTTACCAAATAAAATCATAATGTTAGTAAGACCTAGAAAAACTGATTCCTTAATTTCTACTTACATACACAGATCAATATCTATAAATAAAGGAATATATTGGAGCAATTTAGAACCAGTAAATTTATTAAATCCTGATAGTGCTATTGATGCTATTAATTTAAGTAGTGACGCATTGCTACTTGCATATAATCGAGTAATCAATAATCATAAATCACGAAATATATTAAGTGTAGCTACATCCTATGATGAGGGGTTAAATTGGCACCCTATCACCATTAGAAATTCTATCTATCCTGAAGGGGATATAGAATATAGTAACATCCTGTCTGAAGAATATTCATATCCTGCTATTATTATGAGTCCTGATAACAATGAAATTCATGTAATATATACATTTAATAGAATTAACCTAAAGCATAAAGTATTTCAATTACTACCAAAAAATCTACTCTATAAATAA
- a CDS encoding HD domain-containing protein, with protein MKKIEGYQTNFEICIYAKKLLDKVIYLNSVVKVPPVGVLEVKKAIYYAKKYHGSQMRQSGEPFYSHPIEVAYMISDYLFRTDILVTSILHDTIEDTELTKEKILQEFGEDIANQVMDLTRIKENGIKISSAEMVEMLYKEKKHDVLLIKLFDRLHNIQTIGAKSPEKAQKIVNETLMSFIVLMPYLGISSLEKHFYRLCLNATHNNRVKENTLFTNNLRKFWSYFKHNTEAINII; from the coding sequence ATGAAAAAGATAGAAGGTTATCAAACAAATTTTGAGATATGTATTTATGCTAAGAAGTTATTAGATAAAGTAATATATTTAAATAGTGTAGTAAAAGTACCACCAGTGGGTGTATTGGAGGTAAAGAAAGCTATATACTATGCTAAGAAATATCATGGTAGTCAGATGCGTCAATCAGGAGAACCATTTTATTCACATCCGATAGAAGTAGCATATATGATATCAGATTACTTATTTAGAACAGATATACTAGTTACTAGTATATTGCATGATACTATAGAGGATACAGAACTTACCAAGGAGAAAATATTACAAGAATTTGGAGAGGATATAGCCAATCAAGTAATGGATTTGACGAGGATTAAGGAGAATGGTATAAAGATTAGTTCTGCTGAAATGGTAGAAATGTTATACAAAGAGAAGAAACATGATGTACTTCTGATAAAGTTATTTGATAGACTGCATAATATACAGACAATAGGTGCTAAATCTCCTGAAAAAGCTCAGAAAATTGTAAATGAAACTTTAATGAGTTTTATTGTTTTGATGCCTTACTTGGGCATTTCATCATTAGAAAAACACTTTTATCGATTATGTTTAAATGCTACACATAACAATAGAGTAAAGGAAAATACATTATTCACTAATAATCTTAGAAAATTTTGGAGTTATTTTAAACACAACACTGAAGCTATAAATATAATTTAG
- the cmk gene encoding (d)CMP kinase: MVDLKTKAFDISKNFTISLDGPAASGKGTIGLILAKNFSLKYFQSSIVYRQLAFDCINQKIDVTDIDEVIALSKELKLDNNFDLENEDIGNIASQIAVISEVRNNLNKYLINLVKTTPRIIMEGRDIGTVVAPDADLKIFITANPQIRAERRYKQLQAKGKTCILDEILRQIILRDKRDKERKAAPLLPASGALIIDTSELSAIEVVEEVTNYIKNKIT; the protein is encoded by the coding sequence ATGGTGGATTTAAAAACTAAAGCATTTGATATTTCTAAAAATTTTACTATTTCTCTTGACGGTCCTGCTGCTTCAGGTAAAGGGACTATCGGTTTAATATTGGCAAAAAATTTTTCTCTTAAATATTTTCAGTCAAGTATTGTTTATAGGCAGCTTGCTTTTGACTGTATTAATCAAAAAATAGATGTCACTGATATAGATGAGGTGATTGCTTTATCTAAAGAATTAAAGCTCGATAATAATTTTGACTTAGAAAATGAGGATATAGGGAATATAGCCTCGCAAATTGCCGTAATAAGCGAAGTTAGAAATAATCTAAATAAATATCTGATTAATCTAGTAAAAACAACGCCAAGAATCATTATGGAGGGTAGGGATATAGGTACCGTTGTTGCACCTGACGCCGATTTAAAGATTTTTATCACTGCAAATCCTCAAATTAGGGCTGAAAGACGATATAAGCAGTTGCAAGCAAAAGGAAAAACATGTATACTCGATGAGATTTTACGGCAAATAATTTTGCGAGATAAAAGAGATAAAGAGCGAAAAGCCGCACCGTTATTACCGGCTTCAGGTGCTTTAATTATCGATACTTCAGAGCTTTCGGCTATAGAAGTCGTAGAAGAAGTAACAAATTACATAAAGAATAAAATAACTTGA
- a CDS encoding 30S ribosomal protein S1, which yields MSIKLKQRFVPQLAAINHEFEEDFSKMLETVDTSHIKEKTVVKGQVIEIKNDMVIVDVGLKNEGRIPKSEFLALPEVGDVVEVFIEKIEGRNGRTILSREKAVKEELWGQLEIMYSKGEFVDGTIFGRVKGGFTVDLSGVVAFLPGSQVDIRPIKDPTSIMNIKQPFKILSMDKKLGNIVVSRRAILEESRSEARDEMLSKIKEGMVLKGTVKNITDYGAFIDLGSVDGLLHLTDISWGRVNHPSEVLEFNQKVKVMVIKFDEKTKRISLGIKQLDSNPWEAIKEEFPVGKKMTGKVTNFADYGVFIELRDGLEGLVHSSEISWLKSNQNPRKTLTIGQEVEFVVLEVDTEKHRVSLSIKQCQENPLIKFAENNPVGTIIKAPIRNITDFSIFVALGNNIDGMIHEGDISWEDKGTDLLKSYKKGDEIECKVLAINIEKEQVSLGIKQLSPNPYQEISDEYKKGTIVKALITEIKDDGLEVLLNNKVAGFIKKAELSDEKDEQKPEMFKIEEEIEAKVTSIEKSGRILLSVKAHKIAERQKALKEYGSSDNTTNMGDILANALEDKK from the coding sequence ATGTCAATAAAACTAAAACAACGATTTGTTCCACAACTTGCAGCAATTAATCACGAATTTGAAGAAGATTTTTCTAAAATGCTTGAAACCGTTGATACAAGTCATATAAAAGAAAAAACGGTAGTTAAAGGTCAAGTAATCGAAATAAAAAACGATATGGTTATTGTTGACGTTGGATTAAAAAATGAAGGTAGAATACCTAAGTCTGAATTTTTAGCTTTACCTGAAGTTGGGGACGTAGTTGAAGTTTTCATCGAGAAAATTGAGGGACGTAACGGCAGAACGATATTGAGCCGTGAAAAAGCAGTTAAAGAAGAATTATGGGGACAACTAGAAATCATGTACTCCAAGGGTGAATTTGTCGACGGTACGATTTTCGGTCGTGTGAAAGGAGGCTTTACCGTGGATTTATCCGGTGTAGTAGCATTCTTACCGGGAAGCCAAGTTGACATTAGACCTATTAAAGATCCTACTTCTATAATGAATATTAAGCAACCGTTTAAAATTTTAAGCATGGATAAAAAGCTTGGTAATATAGTAGTTTCAAGAAGAGCTATTTTAGAAGAATCACGTTCCGAAGCTAGAGATGAGATGCTATCTAAAATTAAAGAGGGCATGGTGTTAAAAGGAACCGTAAAAAACATTACTGATTACGGTGCATTTATCGATCTTGGAAGTGTTGACGGTTTATTACATTTAACCGATATTTCTTGGGGAAGAGTTAACCATCCTTCAGAAGTATTAGAATTTAACCAAAAGGTTAAAGTAATGGTTATTAAATTTGATGAAAAAACCAAAAGAATATCTCTTGGTATAAAACAACTTGATTCTAACCCATGGGAAGCAATTAAAGAAGAATTCCCCGTCGGCAAAAAAATGACCGGTAAAGTTACAAATTTTGCTGATTACGGCGTATTTATAGAATTAAGAGACGGACTTGAGGGACTTGTTCATTCAAGCGAAATTAGTTGGTTAAAATCTAATCAAAACCCTAGAAAAACGCTAACTATAGGGCAAGAAGTAGAATTCGTAGTTTTAGAGGTCGATACTGAAAAGCATCGTGTTTCCTTAAGTATTAAACAATGCCAAGAAAATCCTTTAATAAAGTTCGCTGAAAATAATCCTGTCGGTACTATAATTAAAGCACCGATTAGAAATATTACGGATTTCAGTATTTTTGTTGCACTCGGTAATAATATCGACGGCATGATTCATGAAGGTGATATTAGCTGGGAAGATAAGGGAACAGATCTATTAAAATCATACAAGAAAGGTGACGAAATAGAATGCAAAGTTCTAGCCATTAATATTGAAAAAGAACAAGTTAGCTTAGGTATAAAACAATTGTCGCCTAATCCATATCAAGAAATCAGTGACGAATATAAAAAAGGCACAATAGTTAAAGCCCTTATAACTGAAATTAAAGATGATGGACTCGAAGTACTATTAAACAATAAAGTAGCAGGTTTTATTAAAAAAGCTGAATTATCTGATGAAAAAGACGAGCAGAAACCTGAAATGTTTAAAATAGAAGAAGAAATAGAAGCAAAAGTTACTTCTATTGAGAAATCCGGTAGAATTTTATTATCGGTAAAAGCTCATAAAATAGCAGAACGTCAAAAAGCTCTCAAAGAATATGGTTCTAGTGATAATACCACCAATATGGGAGATATACTTGCTAATGCTTTAGAAGATAAGAAGTAA
- the clpP gene encoding ATP-dependent Clp endopeptidase proteolytic subunit ClpP → MSYVPIVIEQTSCGERAYDIYSRLLKERIIFVCSTVEDNMANLIVAQLLFLEAENPKKDIYIYINSPGGVVTAGLAIYDTMQYIKPKVATLCIGQACSMGSLLLCGGEKGMRYSLPHSRIMIHQPSGGYKGQATDIEIHAQETLKIKRLLNELYSKHTGQELKHIEKSMERDNFMSPEEAKKFGIIDNIISSRDAMTMSAK, encoded by the coding sequence ATGTCGTATGTACCGATAGTAATTGAACAAACATCATGCGGTGAACGTGCTTATGATATATATTCAAGATTGCTAAAAGAACGTATAATCTTTGTATGTAGTACTGTTGAAGATAATATGGCAAACTTAATCGTTGCACAATTATTGTTTCTTGAAGCAGAAAATCCTAAAAAAGATATATATATATATATAAATTCTCCTGGAGGAGTTGTAACTGCAGGGCTTGCTATTTATGATACAATGCAATATATAAAACCTAAAGTAGCTACATTATGTATAGGTCAAGCTTGTTCTATGGGTTCACTTTTACTTTGCGGAGGCGAGAAGGGAATGCGTTATAGTTTACCTCATAGCCGTATTATGATCCATCAACCGTCAGGAGGTTATAAAGGACAAGCTACCGATATAGAAATTCACGCTCAAGAAACCCTAAAAATCAAAAGGTTACTTAACGAATTGTATAGTAAACATACTGGACAAGAGTTAAAACATATCGAAAAAAGTATGGAACGTGATAATTTCATGTCACCGGAAGAAGCAAAGAAATTTGGAATAATCGATAATATAATTTCTTCTAGAGATGCTATGACAATGTCAGCAAAATAA
- a CDS encoding GyrI-like domain-containing protein: MNADTAKIGTTMQQFFAGKLQDKILNRKTPEKIFAVYTNYESDVTGEYTYFLGEEVTSFENIDKEFSTLTIPMQTYAKFTSGPDQMPKVVIDMWQKIWNMNTAMLEGERAYIADFEIYDERSSDLKML, encoded by the coding sequence ATGAACGCTGATACTGCAAAAATAGGGACAACAATGCAGCAATTTTTTGCAGGCAAATTACAAGATAAAATCCTAAATAGAAAAACTCCGGAAAAAATTTTTGCAGTTTATACAAATTATGAGAGCGATGTTACCGGGGAATATACTTACTTTCTTGGAGAAGAAGTTACTTCTTTTGAGAATATAGATAAAGAATTTTCAACTCTTACTATTCCAATGCAAACTTATGCAAAATTTACATCAGGTCCCGATCAAATGCCTAAAGTCGTTATTGATATGTGGCAAAAAATATGGAATATGAATACGGCAATGTTAGAAGGTGAAAGAGCTTACATAGCTGACTTTGAAATATATGATGAAAGAAGTAGTGATTTAAAAATGCTATAG